A window of Haloarchaeobius salinus genomic DNA:
CCATCCTCGGCGTGCAGGTCCAGGAGATGGTCGACCTCGAGTCGGGCACCGAGACCATCGTCGGGGTCAACCGTGACCCGCAGTTCGGCCCGCTCGTGCTGTTCGGCCTCGGCGGCATCTTCGTCGAGGTGCTGGAGGACACGACCCTGCGCGTTGCGCCGGTCTCGGAACCGGAGGCCCGCGAGATGATAGACGAGGTGAAGGCCGCGCCGCTGCTCCGCGGGGCCCGCGGCCGGACGCCCGCGGACGTCGAGAGCATCATCGAGACCATCCAGCGGCTCTCACAGCTCGTCACCGACTTCCCCGCGATACTGGAACTGGACATCAACCCGCTCGTCGCCGGTCCGGACGGCGTCGAGGCGGTCGACATCAGACTCACCGTGGACACCGATCAGCTATGAACCCGTTACTCGTCACCGCGAACGAAGAGAGCACCGGCAAGACGGCGGTCACGCTCGCACTCGCCCAGGCGGCGCGCGAGCGGGGGACCGACGTCGGCTACATGAAACCCAAGGGCACGCGGCTCCAGTCGAACGTCGGCAAGACGCTCGACGAGGACCCGATGCTCGCCCGCGAGCTGCTCGGTCTCGACGCCGAGATGCACGAGCTCGAACCCGTCGTCTACTCGCCGACGTTCGTCCAGGAGGCCATCCGGGGCCGCGAGACGGCCGACGAGGTCAGAGAGCGCATCCGAGAGGCCTTCGACGCCCTCGCCGCGGACCACGACCGCCTGTTCGTCGAGGGCGGCGGGCTGACCGCCGGCAGGATCCTCGACATCGCGGACGGGGACATCGCCGAGCTGCTCGACGCGTCGGTCCTGCTCGTCTGTCCGTACGACTCGGTGACCGACGTGGACGACGTGCTCGCAGCGGTCGACGACCTCGACGGCTCGCTCTCCGGCGTGCTGTTCAACCGCGTCTCGGAGTCGGCGTACGACCAGCTCCAGGAGGACGTGGTACCGTTCCTCGAGAGCCGGGGGGTCACCGTCCACGGTGTGCTCCCCCGGGAGCAGGACCTCGCGGGCGTCACGGTCGGCGAGCTGGCCGACGACCTCGGTGCCGACGTGCTGACCGACGTACCGACCGACGCGTTCGTCGAACGGTTCAGCGTCGCCGCGATGGGTCCCGACGCCGCCCTGCGCGGCCTGCGCCGCACGAAGGACACCGCCGTCATCACCGGCGGTGACCGCTCGGAGATACACACCGCCGCGCTCGAGGCACCGGGCGTGAAGTGCCTCATCCTCACCGGTGGGCACCGGCCGTCGGGCGCGGTGCTGGGCAAGGCAGCCGAGAAGGGCGTCCCCGTCATGGTCGTCAACTCGAACACCCTCACGACCATCGAGCGCGCCGAGGACGTGGTACGCGTCGGCCGGACCCGCGACGAGGAGACCGTCGAGCGCATGGGCGAGCTGCTGGCCCGCAACGCCGACCTCGACGGCATCCTCGACGACTGAGGTCACAACGTTTTTGAGACCGCCCCGCCCACGGGAGACAGTGACACGGAGCGTGGCTGTCCGCTGATGGTGTCTGCTGAGACCTACTGGCTCGTCGTGCAGTTGCTATCGCTGACGAACGTGCTGGTGCTCACGGTCGGGTTCTGCCTGTCGCTGGTCGCGGTCCGTGGCTTCGCGGGTGCACCGATCAACCGGATGCTCGAGCCACTCCCGGTCGCGTTCGGCTGTTTCGTCCTCGTCAACGTCCCGTGGGTGGTGTTCGGGGTCGCGCGCCTCCCCGGGTACACGGTCGCCTACTCGATCACGTTCTCGGTGGCCACGCTGGCCATCGTCGTGGCCGCCATCCGTGGGATGGTCCTGTTGACCGAACGGAGGGAGCTCTGATGGTCGTCGACGCAGTCCTCGGGAACCCGCGAGCGGTCCTGAGCAGCGTCCAGATAGCCGCCCTGCTGACGGCGACGGGACTGTTGCTCTATCCCGTCGTCACCCACGCCGAGAACGTCGCCTACACCGAGGGACTGGTCGGGCTGGCGGCCGCGCTGTTGCTCCTGACGGTGTCGAACTTCCTCGGGCTGCTCATCGACGCGGGCTACGTCCCCATGCTCGACAGCTCGCTGTTCGTCCGGACCGTCGTCAACCTCGGTGCGAGCTGCTGTGCGACCGTCGGGATCTACTACTTCGCCAGGCAGTTCATCGACACCTCGCGGACCGAGTTCACGTCGCTGGAGACGGAACACGAGGGGGGCTTCGAGGATGCCGATGACGACTGAGCGCGATCCGTTCGACCGGCTGACCCCCGGTACGCAGGCACTGGTGCTCACGCCGTCGCTGCAGTCACCGCTCGCGACGCTCCCGCCCGAGGCGTTCGAGAACCTGCTCGTCGTCTCGACGACGCGCCCGCCCCGCAAGGTCGAGCAGTTCGTCCGCGACCGCGGCGGCGACCCGAACAGGGTCGGGGTCGTCCCCGTCTCGGGCTCCCCCGTGGACTACGACGGCCCGCTGTGGACCACCTCGGTCGTCCACCCGAACGACCTGACCGGCGTCCACGACCGGTTCGACCGGGCGATGGTCCACGTCAAACCCGGCGAGGGCTGGGTGCTGTTCGACAACGTGAACGTGCTGTTGATGTACGCGGAGCGGTCGGCGGTCGGCCAGCTGGTCGACTCGATGGCGGCGACCACCCGCGAGCGGGCCGTCCGGGGGGTGTTCGCGCTCGTCCGCGACGCCGTCGCCGACTCGACGTACGAACGATTCGGGGACACGATGGACGTGGAACTCGACGGTCGGGGTGGCTGAGCGAGAAACGGTACGTTATCACTCGTAGGTGACGATTTCTTCGACGAATGAACAGGGAAGAACCCTGTACGACGGTCGGCCCGGGCACGGCCGACCGTCAAGGGCCGGATTGTCAGAGGCACCCCGGCGTCATCGGCTAATAGACCCGGACGTTTACACTCATCCCCTGGGGGTAGTACCGGGTAATGAGTCATAGTATATAAATATGGTCGCGAGTTTATAACCGTCGGGCGTCCACCCGGACCGAACACCCAACAGATGGGCCGAGGAGCTCCGGAACGTGTTCCCTACCATCGCGTCCCTCGACTCGATCACCGGTCGCCCCGAGGCCGCCGAGCACGACCTCGGGTCGAGCGACCTCCGCGGGAGCGCCATCGAGCGTCGCGACCCCGTGCCGGGTCGACTCGCGGTGCTCGACGGGGTTCGCCGACGGCCGCGGGACCCACACGTGTCACGCTGGCACTGCGTCTGACCAAGTATTAAGACCCGTCTCCACGACAGGGCGGGTATGAACGGTACTCCGCAGGAGATCACGGCCCTCGTCGGTCGGGAGGTCTACTCGAACAACGGCGTGTTCGTCGGCGAGATCGAGGACGTCCGACTCGACGTCGAGAACGAGGTCGTCACCGGGCTCGCACTGGCGGACCTCAACCAGGAGCTGTTCAGCAACCGCATCGGCGACCACCGCGGCGTGCTCGTCCCCTACCGCTGGGTCCGCGCTGTCGGTGACGTGGTGCTCATCAACGACATCATCGAGCGCCTGAAGACCCCGGACGAGGAGGACGAAGTCGTCGCCTAGCTCCCGTTACTGGACTCGCCGCTCTCGACACCCATCGCCTCGAACAGCTTCCGCTTGACCGCCTCCTCGGTGAGCGAGAGGAGCGTGTCCCGGTTCTCGTCGTTCGTCTCGATACCCGTGAAGATGCCCAGCGATATCTCCGCGCTGGCCTGCGTCGAGTGGCCCGCGGCCTCGCCGATGCCGCCGTAGGCGTCCGAGAGCACCTTCCCGATGTTCATCCGGATGTCCTTCGAGCGGGCCGCGAGGAAGATGGTGTCGTCCGCGATGCCGAACACCGCCGTCGTCGTGATGCCCTCCAGGTTCAGGAGGTGCTGGGCCGCCTGTGCGAGCGCCTCGCGGTCGCGGATGAAGCCCGCGTTCGAGACGAGGTGGCTGCCCTGCACCTCGCGGTTCTGGATGGCCTCGGCGAGCACGTCCAGCGTCTCCGGGCTCATCGACGGCGACTCGACCTGTTCGAGCAGGTCGTGGTTCGCGAACGGGTAGAGGTACGCCGCCGCCGTGAGATCGGCGGGCGTCGTGTCCCGCTTGAAGTCCAGGGTCTCCTCGCGGATGCCGTAGAGGAGCGCGGTCGCGACCGCCTCGTCGACCTTCATGTCGAACTCCTGGATGTACTTCGTCATGATGGTCGACGTGGAGGAGACGTTCGGGCGCACGTCGACGAACGACGCGTCCCACTCCTCCTCGGACTCGTAGTGGTCGATGACGATGTCGACCGACAGGTCGAACTCCTCGCTGGTCCTCGCGTTGTCGACGACCGCCATCGTGTCGTACTGGTCCTGGTCCTCGATGTCCGCCCAGTTCAACAGCTCGATACCGAGCAGGTTGACGAACGCGCGGTTCTCCTGGTGGCCGATGTCGCCGAGGTAGCAGATGTCGGCCTCGACGCCGAGGTGCGAGGCGATGGCCTGCAGGGCGGCCGCGCTCGCGATGGAGTCCGGGTCCGGGCTCTCGTTGGTGAAGATGGCGACGCGGCCGTCGGCGTCGGTGAGCACCTCCGAGAGCTGCGTGGCGCGGTACTCCAGCTCGCCCGACTCGAGCGAGCGCATCGCCGCGTCGGCGATCACCGAGGACGGGTTGATGACGACGTCGGCACCAAGTTCGGTGAGCTCGTCGCCGGAGACGGGGTCCGAGGCGCGCACGACGACGAACTGGTCGCCGTCGCGCTCGCGGATGTTCGCGACGGCCTCCTTGTTCGCCTCGATGTCCGAGGACATGATGAGGACCACGTCGCAGTCCTCGACCGCCTCGGCGGTGTCGGGCTCGCGGATGTCCGCCGACTGGGCGTTGAGGTCCTGGTCGCGCAGCGCCTCGACGCGCCCCTCGTCCTTGTCGACGATGAGCACGTCCTTGCCCTGCCCGACCAGTTCCTCTGCGACCGCGTGACCGACGCTCCCGCAGCCGAGAATCGCATATCTCGACATCGCAGCGATGCTGACCCCGGTACTCATGTACGCAACACCTTTCACCGGGCACACTTAACCCTCCCGACCCTCTGTTCACGCGCCAGTCGCGTGCAGTCCCACGATTCCGGCGACGATGAGCCCCAGGAAACCCGCACGTACCAGCGTCGCCGGCTCGTCGAACAGCAGCACGCCGAGGATGGCTGTCCCGACCGCACCGATGCCGGTCCACACCGCGTAGGCGGTCCCGACCGGGAGGCTCTCGATGGCACGCGCGAGCAACAGCATGCTGATGGCGAGCGCGACGACTGTCAGCGCCGAGGGCACCGGCTTCGAGAACCCCTCGGAGTACTCCAGCCCGACCGCCCACGCGATCTCGAACAGCCCAGCGACGACGAGGATTCCCCAGGACATGCCTGTCGTCTGTCGCCCGACGACGTTACTGGTTGCGGTTCGAGGACGATGGGGCTCCCCTGGAATGAAAACCCTTTTTAACACTACCACGTAACGAACGAGTGCACTCGGGCCGGTAGCTCAGTTAGGCAGAGCGTCTGACTCTTAATCAGACGGTCATGGGTTCAATTCCCATCCGGCCCGCTTCTGCTCCGAACGCACGTGAGGAGCGAAGCGGCTACGATGGTATTGAACCCGACGAGTCACAGCCCGCGCAGCGGAGCGAGCAGGAATGTCTCGGCACAGTTCAATTCCCATCCGGCCCGTGGACAGCGAACGTAGTCGAGACGCAGTGGCGACAAGTATGTACCACCTCTCGACCGAGTGAGGTGCTTCTCTGGCGGCGTAGCGACCGGATAACATTGCACCGCTGCGTCGCCGCCACGGGTATGAGCACCGAGGAGTCGGCGGAGGGAGCTGTCGTCCACCAGAACGAGACCGTCTACGGGGAGCAGGCGATGGTCGACCGGTACGACAGCTTCGGCGACGACGGCTGGTTGACGGATTGGGAGGCCGCCATCGTCGACGAGTACTTCGCGGAACCGGGGCGTGTCCTCGACGTCGGCTGTGGGACGGGTCGGACGACGCGGCCGCTTGCCGAACGCGGCCACGACGTCGTGGACGCCGATGAGCTGTTCCTGTGTGCGGTGGTCGCCACGGGAATCGCCGATGGCTTGAAAGTCGGCGCGCCCCGTGCATCCGTATGGTCCTCCGGCCGGCGAACCGTGGCCTCCGCTTCCTCCTCGAGGTGTTCGCGTTGCTCGCTATCGCGTACTGGGGGTTCGCCAGCGGCGACTCACTGCCCGGCAGGGTCGCCCTCGGACTCGCCGCGCCGTTTGCCGTCGCGGTCGTCTGGGGTGTGTTCGGGTCGCCGCAGGCGGCGATTCCCGTTTCGGACCGGGCACGACTGCTGCTGGAGGGACTCGTCTTCGGCGCGGCGACGGCGGGGCTGTACGCCGTCGGGCAGCCGATTCTCGCTGGACTGTTCGCCGCGCTGGTCGTCGTGAATCACGCCCTCATGCGCGTCTGGGACCAGTGAAGGGGGTGGCGGGTCAGTCCGCGTCGTCCCTCGACCGCTGCGAGCGCTTGGTCGGACGACCGTACAGTCGGCGAGCCAGCGAGCCGAGGGCCTCGATGGTGACCTTCACGTAGAGCCCGACGAGGAAGGAGAGCCCGGCCACCTGCCGCGTCGAGGGTGAGGTCAGGAAGAACCGCATCAGCAGGTAGATGCCCGCTGCGAGCAGCGGCGCGGCGAGCAGGCGCAGCCCCGCGCGACCCAGCTCCTCGGTGGTCTTCTCGAACTCGATGATGAGGCTCGTGAACACGTACGCGAGCCCGCCGAGCCCACCGTAGAGGTAGACGTAGGGCGGGATTGCGGCCTTCGCCGACGGGTCGAGTTCGGTGAACGCCGGGGCGACGACGCCAGTCGAGATGGCGAGGCCGAGTGCGGTCAGGACGACGAGCAGGCCGGCCGTGACGATACCGGGCGTCGTCCTGTACCAGCGCTTCCCCAGCCAGCGACTCGCTCGCGTGCCGCCGGTCGGTGCACCGTCCGTCGCCACGTTCCGCCCCCCGTCGGTCGTCTCCTCTCTCTCCGATTCTTCGGCGGCCATCGGCTATGGTGTTTGGCCCCCACCGATAAAAAGCACGAGGCCGCGTGGCGGGTCGAAGACTGTTCCGGGGGCGACGCGGCTCAGCTCCCGTCGGGGCTGTAGTTCGGTGCCTCGTCCGTGATGAGCACGTCGTGGGCGTGGCTCTCGGTCTGCCCGGCCGACGAGACGCGTACGAACTCGGCGCGCTCCTTGAACTCGTGGACGGTGCCGGCACCGACGTAGCCCATCCCGGACTGCATCCCGCCGACGAGCTGGTGGAGCTCGGACTTCAGGCTGCCCTTGTACGGCGTGGCGGCCTCGACGCCCTCGGGGACGTACTCCTCGTCCTCGTCGTCCTCCTTCAGGTACCGCTGGCTGTCGCCGGACTGCATCGCGCCGACGCTGCCCATGCCGCGGTACTGCTTGTACTTCTTCCCCTGCATCGTGACGACGCGACCCGGTGCCTCGTCCGTGCCGGCGAAGTACGAGCCGAGCATCACCGCGTCCGCACCGGCCGCGATGGCCTTGATAGCGTCGCCGGAGTAGCGGATGCCCCCGTCCGCGATGACGGGCACGTCGTGCTTCGCGGCGACGTCGGCGACTTGCGCGACCGCCGTGATCTGGGGCATCCCCGCGCCGGAGACGATCCGCGTCGTACAGATAGAGCCCGGTCCGATACCGACCTTCAGGCCGTCCGCGAAGTCGACGAGAGCCTCGGCCGCCTCCCGCGTGCCGATGTTGCCGACGACCACGTCTGCCTCGACCTGGGCCTTGATCTCGCGCGCGCTGTCGACCACGTTCCGGTTGTGGGCGTGCGCGCAGTCGATGAACAGCACGTCGGCACCGGCCTCGTCGGCGGCGACGGCGCGGTCGACCTCGAACGGACCGACGGCGGCACCGGCGATGAGCCGGCCGTCCTCGTCGCGCGCCGCGTTGTCGTACTCGCGGCGCTGGAGGATGCCCTGCATCGTCACGAGCCCGATGAGCTGGTCGTCCTCGCCGACGATGGGGACGCGCTCGATCTTGTGCTCGTACATGAGTTCGAGCGCCTCGCGCGCGGTGACGCCCTTCTCGGCGGTGATGACCTCCTCGGTCATCGCCTCGCGGACGCTGTCCTGCTCGCCGACCTCCAGGTACGGCCGGATGTCCGTGCCGGAGATGATGCCGAGGACGACGCCCTCGTCGTCGACGACGGGCGCGCCGTTGACGCCCTCGCGGTCCATCATCTCGTCGACCTCGCGGACCGTCTGCTCCGGCTTCGCAGTCACCACGTCGCGGATGATGAGCTCGTCCGCCCGCTTGACGCGCTCGACGTGGCTCGCCATCTCCTCGACGTCGAGGTTGCGGTGGATGACGCCGAGCCCGCCGTGACGGGCCATCGCGATGCCCATCTCCGCCTCCGTGACGGTGTCCATCGCCGCCGACAGGACGGGGACCGGCAGCTCGACGTGCTTGGACACGCGCGATGTCAGGTCCGCGTCGTCCGGTTCGACCCGGCTCTCCTTCGGTCGGAGCAGCACGTCGTCGAAGGTCAACGCCTCTGGAACGTCTAGTTTGCCCGAGAACTGACCGCCTCGTGGAGCGTCTTTCGCCATATAAGCGGTCCGCACGATTCGCACAAAAACGTTCCGAGACCGACTCCCCGTGGCGTGCACTCGCACACGTCCGTGCTCCATCAGGACGGAGTAGGACGGGCCTCGTTAGTGAACACCACACGACTAACGGCCCAAATATCCGATATATCGTAGTCAAAAATCTCCATCTGCCGATGATAGTTCGACTATGGATGGCGTTGACACAGAATTCTTATTACCTTCACGGCCCGAGTGACGTTCATGACCACCGTCACGACGGACGGAGCACGCACCGGTGTCGAGCACAGCGACCACGACTGGTGCTCGTTCCCGTTCTTCGTCGTGACAGCGACCGCCGTCCTGCCCCACCCGGATTCCGGTACCGGGTCCACCTCGGGAGACGACGACGTGGCCACCGCAGCAGCCACGCCCGACACCGAGACGCCACCGACGACGAGGGTTGCTGCCGAATGAACCCGGCCAGCCACCCCATCGCCGCACGACTCGAAGCCCTCGTCGGCGGCGACGCGAAGCTGCTCGCGACCGTCATGGGCCTCCCGCTCGTCGACGGCATCTTCCCGGCGCTCGTCCTCGCGGGTGCGCTCGACGGGCCCCTGAACGTCCTCCAGGTCGGCCTGCTCGTCTTCGGCGGCAGTGCGACCGTCGCCGTCGTCCTCGCCGAGATGGACGGCACCAGACGCGAGATCACGATGACCGTCGCCGCCGTCGGCGTCGGGCTCGTCGCCCTCGCCGCCGTCGAGGCAGCCCTCGCTCCCACCATCGAGAGCGTCCTCGACATCCACACGTTCGAACGCGCCGCCGCGCTCGTCGTCCTCGCCGTCGCCGCCAAGACCGCGTCCGCCCGCGTCGGCGAGTACCTCCCCCGCCCCGCGGTCGTGGTCGGCCTCGGGCTCCTCGTCAGCCTGGACCTCTCGAACCCCCGGCTCGAGGTCGTGCCCGACCCGCAGCTCGTCCTCGCGGCCGCCGCTGCTGCCGCCGTCGGTGCCGGCTTCGCCCTCGCCGTCGCCGTCGCCGGCCCGCACCTCCGCCGGCGGATGGACGTCGACCGCTTCCGCTTCGGCAGCGCCGTCGCGCTCGGCCTGCTCGCGCTCTCCATCCTCGGGCTCGAGGTCGGCTCCGCGCCCCTCGCCGTCGTCGGTGTCGCCGCCCTGTTCGCGCTCGAACCCGGCCGCGGCGACGACTGTCCGGACGACCCCACTCGCGACGCCACCCCCCACGCCGAAGCCGCCGACTGACCGGAGCGCTTACGGCCGTCCGCGCGCCCCTTTCGCCCATGCCAGACAACCGCGTCGTCCAGGGCCGGATGGTCACCCCGAAGAAACTCGCCGAGCTCGTCGAGGGCGACTCCGTCATGGAGGCCGAACCCATCGCCGACACCGACCGCGAGTGCCCCGACTGCGGCGGTGACGTCCTCGAGGTCGTCTACATGCCGAGCGTCACCGAACTCGTCACCGGCTACAAGTGCCAGGACTGCGACTGGGCCGACGACGACCGCGACTAACTCCCGAATCGAAACCCCTTTAGTGAGAACCGCCAAACGAAGCACCTGCGGGGACGTGGCCAAGCCAGGCATGGCGACTGACTCCAGAGGCCACGCGCCCGGGACGAGACTCCAGACTGATATACCGAGCGACCGACTGATCATCGGCTCGCGACGACGACCCTCTGGAGTTCCGAGGCGCACACCGGAGATATCAGTCGATCGGGGGTTCAAATCCCTCCGTCCCCACTGTAATAAACCCGAAAGCGGCCGTTTCAGGCCTTCTTCTCGGGTTTCGGACGTTACTCTCGAACAGCGCTGAGTCCGCGCGCCAGCGGTGGTCGGCGTGAGCACTTTCGACGACTTCCGGACGGCCAGCGACGAGTCCGTCGACGATGAAGACGAGGAGTGCGACTGCGAGGCGCTCCCCGATGGCGTGCCCTGCTTCGAGTGCTTCCTTGAGGGCGACGCAACGTTCGAGCGAGGTGGTGCCTGATGCCGCGTCAGCTCGACTTCGAGGCCGAACGCGACCGCGGTGGCGACTCGTGGGGGCGAGCCGACCCACGCGCCGCTCTCCTCGAGCAGTTCGGCCGCTACGGGTATCGGGTGACTCTTCCTGGTGGCTCCGTCCACCACCTCGCTCTCGGCCACGACAGCGGCGTCTACGAGGGCCGCTGTGACTGCCGCGGCTTCGAGTACCAGGACGGCCCCTGCGCTCACCTCTGCACCGTCCGCAAGGCCGTCGACCTCGCACTCACCGACGACCAGGACCAGCCCGTCAGTATCCAGCCCATGACCGACGAGACGATCCGCGTCGACCCCGACGCGCAGGCTCACCGGGTGCGAGCTGACGGGGGTGTCCGACGATGACACCCCACCGACGCCGCCAGCGCGGTTCGCGTACGCAGGCGGAAAGTGCGGGCACGCACGCGACTCCGCTCAGCAACCCCCAGGGGGTGTCCTACGTACTCCGGCCAACCCCGGTCGACTCCGCCTTGTGTGTCGATTTTACCGTGTATGACGGCACCCCCCAGCGTATGAACAAAGGTGGTGCCTGATGGCACAGATGGAGAGCGACGAGTCGGCCGTCACCCGCGTCACCGTCCGGGTGCCGCAGGACCTGCTCAACGAGTACGACGAGACGCTCGAGGCTCGCGGTGCGAACCGAAGCGAGGCGATTCGTGGCCACATGCGCCGCGTCAGCAACGAATCGACGCCCAACGGAGAGCGCACCCCGCCGACCGACGATGAGCTGCTCGCGGCAGGCTATAGGGCCCTCATCGAAGTGAGCGACCGTGGCGGAATCCCGCTCGACCAGGCGAAGTCCGCCGTCGCACAGAAAACTGGGCTCGGTAAGGAGTTCGTCGGGCCGCGTATTATCGACCCACTCCGGGAAAGGGGTTACCTCACCCGGTGTGGAGATCCTTATCGCCGTCCGTGGGTGGTGGTTCGATGAAAGGAGTTAGCCTATGCCAATAGCGGTGCCATCTGGTGAAGGAACCCGAAAATAAGTAGGGATAACCCAATCCGTCGGGCTTTCCCATGCTCTTTCTCTTCCCTTTCGCGCAGAATATCAGAGACTAGATTTCTACCGATTTTTTCTTCCCTTTTGTCCGAATCAATAGCACAAATGTAGGGCCCAAACGGGTCTTCTTGGGCACTATCGTGTTCGAATTTTACTACATCCTCCCAATAGAGATCCCAGTCATCATCTGGGATCTCGTCCTCGATAACGGCCCGCAACCGCTCAAATCGAATTTCTCCATCAGGAGATGGATTTTCCACATCCGAACGGTAAAGCCCCCCTGTTTCTACCCCCTCCTTCGCACTCCAAACTGGTCGAAAAACAGTACTCATATCTCGAAGCTCTCTCCTCTTGGTTCTCAGTCCCCCAGCTAGTGTATAACGCCTTAGACTGGGAATATCTGGTATTGCTAGCACGGCCGCACCAATGATATCCAGAATTAAACCCACGGCGAGGAGAGTTCCAAGTGAGTCAGTAGTGACTAGGGCAACATCAACGACTGCCACGC
This region includes:
- a CDS encoding DUF5794 domain-containing protein translates to MNPASHPIAARLEALVGGDAKLLATVMGLPLVDGIFPALVLAGALDGPLNVLQVGLLVFGGSATVAVVLAEMDGTRREITMTVAAVGVGLVALAAVEAALAPTIESVLDIHTFERAAALVVLAVAAKTASARVGEYLPRPAVVVGLGLLVSLDLSNPRLEVVPDPQLVLAAAAAAAVGAGFALAVAVAGPHLRRRMDVDRFRFGSAVALGLLALSILGLEVGSAPLAVVGVAALFALEPGRGDDCPDDPTRDATPHAEAAD
- the guaB gene encoding IMP dehydrogenase; amino-acid sequence: MAKDAPRGGQFSGKLDVPEALTFDDVLLRPKESRVEPDDADLTSRVSKHVELPVPVLSAAMDTVTEAEMGIAMARHGGLGVIHRNLDVEEMASHVERVKRADELIIRDVVTAKPEQTVREVDEMMDREGVNGAPVVDDEGVVLGIISGTDIRPYLEVGEQDSVREAMTEEVITAEKGVTAREALELMYEHKIERVPIVGEDDQLIGLVTMQGILQRREYDNAARDEDGRLIAGAAVGPFEVDRAVAADEAGADVLFIDCAHAHNRNVVDSAREIKAQVEADVVVGNIGTREAAEALVDFADGLKVGIGPGSICTTRIVSGAGMPQITAVAQVADVAAKHDVPVIADGGIRYSGDAIKAIAAGADAVMLGSYFAGTDEAPGRVVTMQGKKYKQYRGMGSVGAMQSGDSQRYLKEDDEDEEYVPEGVEAATPYKGSLKSELHQLVGGMQSGMGYVGAGTVHEFKERAEFVRVSSAGQTESHAHDVLITDEAPNYSPDGS
- a CDS encoding PRC-barrel domain-containing protein, whose translation is MNGTPQEITALVGREVYSNNGVFVGEIEDVRLDVENEVVTGLALADLNQELFSNRIGDHRGVLVPYRWVRAVGDVVLINDIIERLKTPDEEDEVVA
- a CDS encoding CopG family ribbon-helix-helix protein, with product MAQMESDESAVTRVTVRVPQDLLNEYDETLEARGANRSEAIRGHMRRVSNESTPNGERTPPTDDELLAAGYRALIEVSDRGGIPLDQAKSAVAQKTGLGKEFVGPRIIDPLRERGYLTRCGDPYRRPWVVVR
- a CDS encoding DUF5795 family protein gives rise to the protein MPDNRVVQGRMVTPKKLAELVEGDSVMEAEPIADTDRECPDCGGDVLEVVYMPSVTELVTGYKCQDCDWADDDRD
- a CDS encoding phosphotransacetylase family protein translates to MNPLLVTANEESTGKTAVTLALAQAARERGTDVGYMKPKGTRLQSNVGKTLDEDPMLARELLGLDAEMHELEPVVYSPTFVQEAIRGRETADEVRERIREAFDALAADHDRLFVEGGGLTAGRILDIADGDIAELLDASVLLVCPYDSVTDVDDVLAAVDDLDGSLSGVLFNRVSESAYDQLQEDVVPFLESRGVTVHGVLPREQDLAGVTVGELADDLGADVLTDVPTDAFVERFSVAAMGPDAALRGLRRTKDTAVITGGDRSEIHTAALEAPGVKCLILTGGHRPSGAVLGKAAEKGVPVMVVNSNTLTTIERAEDVVRVGRTRDEETVERMGELLARNADLDGILDD
- a CDS encoding YrdB family protein → MVLRPANRGLRFLLEVFALLAIAYWGFASGDSLPGRVALGLAAPFAVAVVWGVFGSPQAAIPVSDRARLLLEGLVFGAATAGLYAVGQPILAGLFAALVVVNHALMRVWDQ
- the sugE gene encoding quaternary ammonium compound efflux SMR transporter SugE; amino-acid sequence: MSWGILVVAGLFEIAWAVGLEYSEGFSKPVPSALTVVALAISMLLLARAIESLPVGTAYAVWTGIGAVGTAILGVLLFDEPATLVRAGFLGLIVAGIVGLHATGA
- a CDS encoding DHH family phosphoesterase, translated to MSTGVSIAAMSRYAILGCGSVGHAVAEELVGQGKDVLIVDKDEGRVEALRDQDLNAQSADIREPDTAEAVEDCDVVLIMSSDIEANKEAVANIRERDGDQFVVVRASDPVSGDELTELGADVVINPSSVIADAAMRSLESGELEYRATQLSEVLTDADGRVAIFTNESPDPDSIASAAALQAIASHLGVEADICYLGDIGHQENRAFVNLLGIELLNWADIEDQDQYDTMAVVDNARTSEEFDLSVDIVIDHYESEEEWDASFVDVRPNVSSTSTIMTKYIQEFDMKVDEAVATALLYGIREETLDFKRDTTPADLTAAAYLYPFANHDLLEQVESPSMSPETLDVLAEAIQNREVQGSHLVSNAGFIRDREALAQAAQHLLNLEGITTTAVFGIADDTIFLAARSKDIRMNIGKVLSDAYGGIGEAAGHSTQASAEISLGIFTGIETNDENRDTLLSLTEEAVKRKLFEAMGVESGESSNGS
- a CDS encoding DUF7504 family protein, whose translation is MTTERDPFDRLTPGTQALVLTPSLQSPLATLPPEAFENLLVVSTTRPPRKVEQFVRDRGGDPNRVGVVPVSGSPVDYDGPLWTTSVVHPNDLTGVHDRFDRAMVHVKPGEGWVLFDNVNVLLMYAERSAVGQLVDSMAATTRERAVRGVFALVRDAVADSTYERFGDTMDVELDGRGG
- a CDS encoding SWIM zinc finger family protein, with the protein product MPRQLDFEAERDRGGDSWGRADPRAALLEQFGRYGYRVTLPGGSVHHLALGHDSGVYEGRCDCRGFEYQDGPCAHLCTVRKAVDLALTDDQDQPVSIQPMTDETIRVDPDAQAHRVRADGGVRR